From Cygnus atratus isolate AKBS03 ecotype Queensland, Australia chromosome 1, CAtr_DNAZoo_HiC_assembly, whole genome shotgun sequence, the proteins below share one genomic window:
- the SMIM45 gene encoding protein SMIM45 yields MPHFLDWFVPVYLMISILILVGFGACIYYFEPGLQEAHKWRTQRPIMERDLRKTLMIRDNLAFGVPEV; encoded by the coding sequence atGCCCCACTTCCTGGACTGGTTTGTGCCTGTGTACCTGATGATCTCCATCCTCATCCTGGTGGGCTTTGGGGCCTGCATTTACTACTTCGAGCCCGGACTCCAGGAAGCCCACAAGTGGCGGACGCAGAGGCCGATCATGGAGCGAGACCTTCGGAAGACGCTGATGATTCGGGACAACCTGGCCTTCGGGGTGCCCGAGGTCTGA